acagagagattgagaaaagcagagagagattgagaaaagcagggagagagaacaggcttaccattaacacagggcggggcctaaacccgccagggtcgtaacagtgaaaacatgggagaattaggcctacctgtcagtgtgatatctgggcgtggtgaagtccacacagcctgtctattcgtggcgaaatggtagacagagacagtctcatgtcattctctggatcaagcctagccctgtacttattctttaagtacgccagtgtagaaaaaccactctcacacaggtatgtggttggaaagggcaaaagacccctcattgcttttgcagcaagctgtggaaattctgtctggcaacttatccagaatttaacaaggggctgtgtgtcgtacatatgcctcctgacagagtctgtggacatctcaatcagcttatcctcttccacagccgtcagacttgaccctactgatgcatcgtcactgaatgggagcaggatccacttgctgtcacggcgccactcttccgaatcagtgaagtactttgcgaattgacgcacaagcttcctcaaatgctcacatatagtgtcgttgatgtcagtgctgtcagggtattcctcaactgaaggaaacatcgccaagttattgctctccactcgttcgatccactttgacatttttttcacaaatgcgtcgagcttctcgtagagctgcatgacgtttgcatctctcccttgcatggagctgttcaacttgttcagctctgcaaaaacatctgtgaggtacgccagcttagttaaccagtaactatcgttgaaattggaagccagatcagaatgcttctcgcacaagaactcgtagatagctccgcgtagttcaaacacacgggcgagcacagcgccgcgagacagccaacgcacctctgaatgataaaggagagagctgtgttcacttcccaagtcatggcatagggatgaaaacaggcgtgtattcaatgcgtttcgttttatgaagttgaccgtcttgacaacgacatcaaacacaccactgagctcaacactgagatctttggaggcgagagcctctctatgaatcaggcagtgtgtccaaattacccccggagccaccctccttacatgcgcaaacagtccagtcttgctgccactcatggctcgggccccatcgctgcataatgcaacgcacctctgccacgagatattgtgctccgtgaaaaaatcgtccagtgctttaaatatttctacaccggtagttcgcccgggcagtggtttgcaaaaaagaaattcctcgcacatagtgccactgtcctcgtatcgcacaaatgttaacagttgcgcatcattagtaacatctgtcgtctcgtcgatttgaagggaaaacagaactgtctgaagttttgccatcagctggtctttgacatcatttgccatttccccaattcgtcttccgattgtgttgtctgacaacggaatagtttttaatttgttggcacattcttcgcttaccatagctctgcacatatctatggctgctggcaatataagctgctctgcaatggtatggggc
The DNA window shown above is from Eleginops maclovinus isolate JMC-PN-2008 ecotype Puerto Natales chromosome 23, JC_Emac_rtc_rv5, whole genome shotgun sequence and carries:
- the LOC134859761 gene encoding protein FAM200A-like translates to MVACDSLMVMSCVANHTYYSLRTVLRAKLTHIYKHSRREYFKIGCSTANICYICTSLAIYLAPMDRFVVRKVPEGQAAMTEGQAATTEGQAATIGQGQASEASTSQKRRKRKYNEEYVKYGFTVTTDRAGEEVPLCFVCSTILCNEAMKPSKLTRHMETHHVHLKAKPVEYMQQMLRDFKGQQATMRKSAKINENALKASYLVALRVAKSKKPHTIAEQLILPAAIDMCRAMVSEECANKLKTIPLSDNTIGRRIGEMANDVKDQLMAKLQTVLFSLQIDETTDVTNDAQLLTFVRYEDSGTMCEEFLFCKPLPGRTTGVEIFKALDDFFTEHNISWQRCVALCSDGARAMSGSKTGLFAHVRRVAPGVIWTHCLIHREALASKDLSVELSGVFDVVVKTVNFIKRNALNTRLFSSLCHDLGSEHSSLLYHSEVRWLSRGAVLARVFELRGAIYEFLCEKHSDLASNFNDSYWLTKLAYLTDVFAELNKLNSSMQGRDANVMQLYEKLDAFVKKMSKWIERVESNNLAMFPSVEEYPDSTDINDTICEHLRKLVRQFAKYFTDSEEWRRDSKWILLPFSDDASVGSSLTAVEEDKLIEMSTDSVRRHMYDTQPLVKFWISCQTEFPQLAAKAMRGLLPFPTTYLCESGFSTLAYLKNKYRARLDPENDMRLSLSTISPRIDRLCGLHHAQISH